Within Clostridia bacterium, the genomic segment TCCATCGTGGACGCGCCGATGACGCGCGTCGTTGCCGGCAACTGCGTGAAGGTCATCTCCTGGTACGACAACGAGTGGGGCTATAGCTGCCGCGTACGTGATTTGATCGGCTTTATCGGCAGCAAGGGTCTCTAATCGACTGTAATCGACTGAGGCGCCGGGGCACTCCCCGGCGCACAGCTTGCTCCCGCAGCAAGTGAGTCTCAGATGAGCAGCCCGGCGTTGTGCCATTCAAGCGCCAACGTGTCGAACCATCCCGGTGCCCTGCCGGGCCAGACAGACTAGGGGTGAACGTGATGTCGAAGCTATCCATTCGTGACCTGCCATTAAACAATCACCGCATTTTCATGCGTGTTGACTTCAACGTTCCGCTTGATAACGGACGCGTGACGGACGACACTCGCATACGCGAAACGCTGCCTACAATCGAATACGCCCTGCGCCACGGCGCAAAGGTCATCCTCGCTTCACACCTCGGACGCCCCAAGGGCAAGCCGAATCCACAGATGAGCCTGAAACCCGCCGCCGAACGCCTTCGCATCCTGCTCGATGAAAAGATCGGACGAGGACAGAACGTCGGATTTTCTCCCGACTGCATCGGCATGCAGGCGGAAGAGATGGCCGGTAAACTCGAGCGCGGACAGACGCTGCTGCTCGAGAACTTGCGCTTTCATCCCGAAGAAGAAGCGAACGACGAGGAGTTTGCAAAGCAGCTTGCAACGCTCGCCGATTATTACGTGAATGACGCGTTCGGCTCCGCGCACCGCGCGCACGCATCGACCGAAGGCATTACACACCACGTCGCGAAGTCTGCGGCCGGATTGCTAATGGAAAAGGAACTTGAGTATCTCGGCAAGGCGATGCAGCATCCCGAGAGGTCATTCATCGCAATCCTGGGCGGAGCCAAGGTCAGCGATAAGATTGGTGTCATCCGCAACCTGCTCGGCAAAGTCGATGCGCTCATTATCGGCGGCGGCATGGCTTATACGTTCCTCAAGGCACAGGGCCAGGAGATCGGTAAATCACTCCTAGAAACCGACAAACTGGACTTGGCGACGGAACTCTTGAGCGAGGCCAAGCAGCGTAACGTTCGTATTCTTCTGCCGGTAGATCACGTGGTCGCCGATAAAGTATCTGCCGACGCGCATCCCCGCGCAATCGGTAAGGGCGAAGCGATTCCATCTGACATGATGGCGCTCGACATCGGCCCGGAGAGTGCTGCACTCTTTGCCAACGAGATAGCCCAGGCACGCACAATCGTGTGGAACGGGCCGATGGGAGTCTTCGAACTGGATCTGTTTGCGGCTGGAACCACTAGGATCGCGCATGCGGTCGCGGACAACGGTACAGCCACTTCGATTGTCGGTGGTGGAGACAGTGTCGCGGCCGTCCACAAGGCAGGAGTCGCGGACCGCATCACGCACATCTCGACCGGTGGAGGAGCTTCGCTGGAGTTCCTGGAAGGCAAGCGACTGCCCGGCGTGGAAGCATTGACGGACAAGAAGTAGCGGAAATGGTGGCTGCCCAACACATCGTAAACGTATTCACATTGAGGCCGAGCCTGAAGGCCGGCCCGGGAAAGACAGGACATGAAACGCAAAAAGATCATCGCCGCCAATTGGAAAATGTACAAGACTCCGGACGAGTCCCGCGAATTCATGAAGGCATTCATTCCACTTGTCAAGGGACATGACCGCGATGAGATTGTCATCTGCCCTCCGTATGTCGACATCGCTGTGGTGGTCGAGGCGGCACGCGGAACAAATATTAAGGTTGGCGGACAGAACATGTTTTGGGAGAAGGAAGGTGCGTTCACGGGTGAAATCTCGGGTGCGATGCTCGTGGGCGCAGGCTGCGAGTTTGTCATCCTTGGTCACTCAGAACGGCGTCAGTACTTCGGCGAAACTGACGATACGGTGAACCGCCGGACAGAAGTTGCGCTCGAGGCTGGACTTGCCCCGATTCTTTGCGTAGGCGAAGTGATCGAGGAGCGAGAGGCAGGACTGACGGAAGAAGTTTTGCAGCGCCAGTGTTCACGCGGGTTCCGGGGAATTTCTGCACGAAAAGCCGCGAAGTTGAGCGTGGCGTACGAACCCGTGTGGGCCATCGGTACCGGCAAAACAGCAACCGCGGAGATGGCGGAAGATGCTCATGCCGTCATTCGGCACGAAGCAGAAAAGGCGTTCGGCCGGGAGTTTGCCGAAAACATGCGCATTCTCTATGGCGGCAGCGTGAAACCCGAGAATGTAAATTCGCTCATGCAGCAGTCGAACATCGACGGCGCTTTGGTGGGCGGCGCTAGTCTGAAGCCGGATTCTTTTTCGGCAATCATAAAGTGGTAGCTCGCTTCCGAACGAATCACATTCTGAGCGCTGCGTAGAGGCGCTCAGAATTATTACCCCAGTGCGCGCGAGAGTCGCGGCTTTCGTAGCTCATCATCGTTTGCTATAATTAGCTCGCCTCATCAGTGTTCTTTGGAAGTTTGAGCAACGGTTCCTTAGGCGTGTGTTTCCGTCCAGGGCTGTGCCAGTGCGGAAGTGGTGGAATTGGCAGACACACCATCTTGAGGGGGTGGCGCCGAAAGGCGTGCGGGTTCAAGTCCCGCCTTCCGCACCATAAACTCCTATCTGAAGGCGTTCCAAATAGACGATATTCAGCAGGTTGGCGCGTTGCGCGCCGAAATGAGATAACGAATCCATGTTCATCCTGATTACCATCATCCACGTGGTTGTTTGCCTGTTCCTTATCGCCGTGGTGCTGCTCCAGAGCGGCAAGAGCGCCGACATTGCCGCAGCTTTCGGTGGCATGGGTAGCCAGACGGCATTTGGTCCGCGTTCGGCAGCCAATGCGCTTACGAAGGCAACAACGTGGGCTGCGGTCATCTTCATGCTGACATCGTTTACGCTGGCCATCGTTGCAACGCGCAACACTGGAACAAGCAGCAGTGGCTCCGTGCTCGGAAACACGAAGTCGGCCCCGGTTACGAATGCTCCGGCGCCGTCTCAGCAGACACCTGCTCCCGAGCCGCAGCCGATGACGCCCTCACGTTAGCAAGTTTTCATTCCATGACAAGGCCTCCGGCAACGGAGGCCTTTCGTGTTCTCGGCTGTAAGTTTTCCAACACAGCTTGCAAGTTCACGGTAGAAGCTGGAGACTGTTTTTATGATTCATGAGATTTTTCCCGTCGGTCGTTTGCAATGCAACTGCTCTGTCGTTGGCGACGAGGCGACACGCGAGGCCATTGTGATCGATCCCGGCGACAACGTAGAGGGCGTCATCGCCGTACTGCGCAAACATTCGCTCAATGTGCGACAGATCGTCATTACACACGCGCACATAGACCATATCGGCGGCGCCGGCAAACTCAAGCGACTGACCGGCGCGCCCGTTCTTCTCAACCAGAACGACTACGCGTTGCTCAAGATGCTGGATGTGCAAGCCGGATGGATCGGAATGAGAGCACCTGAGAAGGTAGAGATTGACGGCTCACTGGCCAGTGGCGATAAGGTGCAGGCTGGTTCGCTGGAGGGTAAGGTCATACACACTCCGGGACACACCGAGGGCTCAGTGTGCGTTTACTTCGAGGCGGAGAAGAAGATGATTGCCGGAGATACACTCTTTGCCCACAGCATCGGACGCACCGATCTTCCAGGCGGTTCGTACGAGAAGCTGATCCGTTCTTTGCACGACAAGATTCTCGCGCTGCCCGATGACACCGTAGTAATCCCCGGGCATGGGCCGCTGACGACCATTGGCGAAGAGCGCGAGACGAATCCATTTCTGCAAAAGTAACTTCCCTGCACCGCTTCAGCGCTGTTACGCGCTGCGCCCAAGGAATTCGAGTATGCGTCGCAAGCCCTCTGCAAAATCCTCGACGCCCGCAATCAGGCTGATTACAAGATGCCCCTCGGCGGCGAAATCGTAGAAATGCCCCGGATGCGCTAACACAGACACATGATTGAGTAGTCCGATGGACAGTTCCTCATCCGAGCGTGTGATCGGGACCCGTAAGATCGCGTACCAACCGCCCTCCACTTGCAGACGCGAGCAGGACTTTTGCTTTGCGAGTTGGCTATCTAGCTCAACGAGGTTCGTTCGCACTCGCCCACGAAGCTGCTGCTGGATGCTGCGGCGCGAGTCGAGCAGCTCCGGCAAGGCCCACTGGACAGGAGCATTCATGGAAAGGAACGTGTCGGCAATAACCTCAAGCCGTTCGAGTGCCTCGCACGCAACTGCTGCCGGACCGCTGGTCGCGATCCAGGCGACCTTCATCTGCGGCAATCCGCTAATTTTGGATAATCCGCTCAACGTGAAAGTCAGCGCACCATTGTTCGCGGCAAAGCTGTACGGAGGGGTTCCATTGATCCCGTAATCGAGGAACACTTCATCGGCGATGATGGCCATCTCGCGACGTGAGCAGATTGCGTTCAGGTCCGCGAGTTCGGCGGACTTAACGTACGAGCCAGTTGGGTTGTTCGGGTGGACGACGAGTACGGCACGGGTGCGCTCGCTCATATGAGTTTCGAGCGAATTGAAATCCATCTGCCATCCGTGATCGTACACAAGTTCGTAAGGGACGAGTTTGACGTCATGCAAATCCGCCAGGAACTCGAATAGCGGATAGCTGGGAACAGGGACCATAACTTCATCGCCCGGTTCGCAGAGCAAGCGGAAGCAGAAGCTATATGCCTCGCTGGTGCTGACGGTCAGCACAAGTTGCCCGGGATCAAGTTCGGTTCCCTGCTCGCGATAGTAAGCCGCAAC encodes:
- a CDS encoding phosphoglycerate kinase, producing MSKLSIRDLPLNNHRIFMRVDFNVPLDNGRVTDDTRIRETLPTIEYALRHGAKVILASHLGRPKGKPNPQMSLKPAAERLRILLDEKIGRGQNVGFSPDCIGMQAEEMAGKLERGQTLLLENLRFHPEEEANDEEFAKQLATLADYYVNDAFGSAHRAHASTEGITHHVAKSAAGLLMEKELEYLGKAMQHPERSFIAILGGAKVSDKIGVIRNLLGKVDALIIGGGMAYTFLKAQGQEIGKSLLETDKLDLATELLSEAKQRNVRILLPVDHVVADKVSADAHPRAIGKGEAIPSDMMALDIGPESAALFANEIAQARTIVWNGPMGVFELDLFAAGTTRIAHAVADNGTATSIVGGGDSVAAVHKAGVADRITHISTGGGASLEFLEGKRLPGVEALTDKK
- the tpiA gene encoding triose-phosphate isomerase, producing the protein MKRKKIIAANWKMYKTPDESREFMKAFIPLVKGHDRDEIVICPPYVDIAVVVEAARGTNIKVGGQNMFWEKEGAFTGEISGAMLVGAGCEFVILGHSERRQYFGETDDTVNRRTEVALEAGLAPILCVGEVIEEREAGLTEEVLQRQCSRGFRGISARKAAKLSVAYEPVWAIGTGKTATAEMAEDAHAVIRHEAEKAFGREFAENMRILYGGSVKPENVNSLMQQSNIDGALVGGASLKPDSFSAIIKW
- the secG gene encoding preprotein translocase subunit SecG, which translates into the protein MFILITIIHVVVCLFLIAVVLLQSGKSADIAAAFGGMGSQTAFGPRSAANALTKATTWAAVIFMLTSFTLAIVATRNTGTSSSGSVLGNTKSAPVTNAPAPSQQTPAPEPQPMTPSR
- a CDS encoding MBL fold metallo-hydrolase; translation: MIHEIFPVGRLQCNCSVVGDEATREAIVIDPGDNVEGVIAVLRKHSLNVRQIVITHAHIDHIGGAGKLKRLTGAPVLLNQNDYALLKMLDVQAGWIGMRAPEKVEIDGSLASGDKVQAGSLEGKVIHTPGHTEGSVCVYFEAEKKMIAGDTLFAHSIGRTDLPGGSYEKLIRSLHDKILALPDDTVVIPGHGPLTTIGEERETNPFLQK
- a CDS encoding pyridoxal phosphate-dependent aminotransferase, translating into MFSKRTSWNLTPNGYSLAVDAARRSGRKLLDLTASNPTEVGLQYDRERLISALANPNALEYEPAPKGLLSARQAVAAYYREQGTELDPGQLVLTVSTSEAYSFCFRLLCEPGDEVMVPVPSYPLFEFLADLHDVKLVPYELVYDHGWQMDFNSLETHMSERTRAVLVVHPNNPTGSYVKSAELADLNAICSRREMAIIADEVFLDYGINGTPPYSFAANNGALTFTLSGLSKISGLPQMKVAWIATSGPAAVACEALERLEVIADTFLSMNAPVQWALPELLDSRRSIQQQLRGRVRTNLVELDSQLAKQKSCSRLQVEGGWYAILRVPITRSDEELSIGLLNHVSVLAHPGHFYDFAAEGHLVISLIAGVEDFAEGLRRILEFLGRSA